One Rhizobium acidisoli DNA window includes the following coding sequences:
- a CDS encoding HAL/PAL/TAL family ammonia-lyase yields the protein MTITIETVLTWRDVARVGAGEAMSLSPAAWARVEQASGIVARIVETGVRAYGVNTGVGALADTVVDRASQSLLSRSIVLSHACGVGPLLVASEVRAIIAAQIANFAHGHSGVRREIVEHLTAMLEHDCIPDVPSKGSAGYLTHNAHTALVLIGEGSATLAGRRLSGREALAAIGLEPLVLGAKEGLSLVNGTACATGLTAIALLRAEKLLDWADVIAALTLEAAGCQIAAFDEAVLALRPSAGIEKVGATLRARLRNSGLIAAAFGRRTQDALSLRSVPHAHGAARDVFDNSARIADQELASVTDNPAVSGTPEHPIVSSEAHAVAPALAQAADSLAIALAQIGAISERRMDRLVNPLVSGMPPFLASDAGSHSGFMIAQYTAAALSNENRRLAVPAAMDGGLTSGLQEDFLAHPTAAAGKLLAVIDNAEYILAIELMAGAQAHDFLAATAPRAPGTDLVYRAVRERVSHYGDERPLNGDIEAVRSLIRETVPPAIV from the coding sequence ATGACGATCACCATCGAGACCGTGCTGACCTGGCGCGATGTCGCACGTGTCGGGGCAGGGGAGGCGATGTCGCTGTCGCCGGCCGCCTGGGCGCGGGTCGAGCAGGCAAGCGGCATCGTCGCGCGCATCGTCGAAACCGGCGTGCGCGCCTATGGCGTCAACACCGGCGTCGGGGCGCTTGCCGATACGGTCGTCGACCGGGCCTCGCAGAGCCTGTTGTCGCGCAGCATCGTGCTCAGCCACGCCTGCGGCGTCGGGCCGCTGCTGGTGGCTAGCGAGGTGCGCGCCATCATCGCCGCCCAGATCGCCAATTTCGCCCATGGCCATTCCGGTGTACGGCGTGAGATCGTCGAGCATCTCACCGCGATGCTGGAGCATGACTGTATTCCCGATGTGCCGTCCAAGGGCTCGGCCGGTTATCTCACCCACAATGCCCATACCGCGCTGGTTCTGATCGGCGAAGGCAGCGCGACACTTGCCGGTCGGCGCTTGAGCGGCCGCGAGGCGCTGGCCGCGATTGGCCTCGAACCGCTGGTGCTCGGCGCCAAGGAGGGCCTGAGTCTCGTCAACGGCACCGCCTGCGCCACCGGCCTGACGGCTATCGCGCTGTTGCGCGCCGAAAAACTGCTCGACTGGGCCGATGTGATCGCGGCGCTGACGCTTGAGGCGGCAGGCTGCCAGATCGCCGCCTTCGACGAAGCCGTGCTGGCGCTGCGCCCGTCTGCCGGGATCGAAAAGGTCGGCGCCACCTTGCGCGCTAGGCTTCGGAACAGCGGCCTTATCGCCGCCGCCTTCGGCCGGCGCACCCAGGATGCGCTGAGCCTTCGCTCGGTGCCGCATGCCCATGGCGCCGCCCGCGATGTCTTCGACAATTCCGCCCGCATCGCCGATCAGGAACTTGCCTCGGTCACCGACAATCCGGCTGTCTCAGGCACGCCGGAGCACCCCATCGTTTCCTCAGAGGCCCACGCCGTCGCCCCGGCCCTGGCGCAGGCGGCCGATAGCCTCGCCATTGCTCTGGCGCAGATCGGCGCGATCAGCGAAAGGCGCATGGACCGGCTGGTCAACCCGCTGGTGAGCGGCATGCCGCCCTTTCTGGCGAGTGACGCCGGCAGCCATTCCGGCTTCATGATCGCCCAATATACCGCGGCAGCCCTCAGCAACGAAAACCGCCGGCTCGCCGTACCCGCGGCCATGGACGGGGGCCTCACCTCCGGCCTGCAGGAGGATTTCCTCGCACATCCGACAGCCGCCGCCGGCAAGCTGCTCGCCGTCATCGACAATGCCGAATATATCCTGGCGATCGAGCTGATGGCGGGGGCCCAGGCGCATGATTTCCTGGCGGCGACGGCGCCGCGGGCGCCAGGTACGGATCTCGTCTATCGGGCGGTGCGGGAGCGTGTCTCCCATTATGGCGACGAGCGGCCGCTCAACGGCGATATCGAGGCCGTGCGCAGCCTGATCCGCGAGACGGTGCCGCCGGCAATCGTCTGA
- a CDS encoding phosphatase PAP2 family protein, which translates to MSEVQRRGFLARLTAYEPLTLIMLAAVAGGLFVLQRLTSEVLEGETFRFDETILLALRRRGELGVPIGPGWLTHAVGDITSLGGVTVLSLMTVLVTVYLLLDRRWPIAIFVLSSVLTGWLASTILKILVARPRPDIVPHLVEVSDLSFPSGHAMVSAVTYLTLGALLARTQRYRSTRIFVMFAGVFLAVIIGLSRIYLGVHYPTDVFAGWCAGALWALGCWLISKRFIPSRAPDAAAEAGNGVGGTSA; encoded by the coding sequence ATGAGTGAGGTTCAACGACGCGGATTTTTGGCAAGGCTCACTGCATATGAGCCGCTGACGCTGATCATGCTGGCAGCGGTCGCTGGCGGGCTATTCGTGCTGCAGCGGCTGACGAGCGAGGTCCTCGAAGGCGAGACGTTCCGTTTCGACGAAACGATCCTGCTGGCGTTGCGACGGCGAGGTGAGCTTGGCGTGCCGATCGGGCCTGGCTGGCTGACGCATGCCGTCGGCGATATCACCAGCCTCGGCGGTGTCACCGTCCTCTCGTTGATGACGGTGCTCGTCACCGTCTATCTGTTGCTCGACCGGCGCTGGCCGATCGCGATCTTCGTCCTTTCTTCGGTGCTGACCGGCTGGCTGGCGAGCACGATCTTGAAGATCCTGGTCGCCAGGCCGCGCCCAGACATCGTCCCGCATCTGGTCGAGGTCAGCGATCTCAGCTTTCCCTCTGGCCACGCCATGGTCTCGGCCGTGACCTATCTGACGCTCGGGGCGCTGCTGGCGCGCACGCAGCGTTATCGGTCGACGCGAATCTTCGTCATGTTCGCCGGCGTTTTCCTGGCCGTCATCATCGGTCTGAGCCGGATCTATCTCGGCGTTCATTACCCAACGGACGTCTTTGCCGGATGGTGCGCCGGTGCGCTCTGGGCGCTCGGCTGCTGGCTGATCTCTAAGCGGTTCATTCCGAGCCGCGCGCCTGACGCTGCCGCCGAAGCCGGAAATGGCGTCGGCGGCACAAGCGCTTGA
- a CDS encoding helix-turn-helix domain-containing protein — MCLSSAQCRAARALLAWSQDDLSSAANVAKATIANFEAGKRSPYDRTLQDMKQALEAGGVIFIPENGGGAGVRLAKRANSIDTNETETVQYEEYLENDAPPGAGG, encoded by the coding sequence ATGTGCCTATCTTCCGCTCAATGCCGCGCCGCGCGCGCCCTTCTGGCCTGGTCGCAGGATGATCTTTCTTCGGCGGCCAACGTCGCCAAGGCGACGATCGCCAATTTCGAGGCCGGCAAACGCTCGCCCTATGACCGGACCCTTCAGGACATGAAGCAGGCCCTGGAAGCAGGCGGCGTCATTTTCATTCCGGAAAACGGTGGAGGGGCCGGCGTCCGGCTTGCCAAACGTGCAAATTCGATCGACACCAATGAGACCGAAACGGTTCAATATGAAGAATATCTCGAAAACGACGCGCCGCCTGGTGCGGGTGGCTGA
- a CDS encoding cytochrome c oxidase subunit II: MLGLNRKKTAFIGFCILAGLAPCSGQAIGSNPNSRSPIDLVPGLVLPLSDSSLADPDLSITIIGYRHGWRYRIEQKDISRCFAGKVLVLPQGKIVQLKITSDDVFHEWAVPALNLKTDAAPGLLSFVAVDTKVAGSFQGGATRMSGHRYKRMEFELRIIKADAYQAWEKALPTSCEE, from the coding sequence TTGCTGGGGCTCAATCGGAAAAAAACTGCTTTTATTGGCTTTTGCATTCTCGCCGGTCTCGCCCCGTGTTCAGGGCAGGCGATCGGAAGCAATCCGAACTCTCGCTCGCCTATCGACCTCGTCCCGGGCCTAGTTCTACCTCTCTCGGATTCGTCTCTTGCAGATCCCGACCTTTCGATCACGATCATCGGCTATCGGCATGGCTGGCGCTACCGCATCGAGCAGAAAGATATCAGTCGCTGTTTCGCCGGCAAAGTGCTTGTCCTGCCGCAAGGAAAGATCGTGCAGCTCAAAATCACATCGGACGATGTTTTTCACGAGTGGGCGGTGCCGGCCCTAAATCTGAAAACGGATGCCGCTCCCGGTCTGTTGAGCTTCGTCGCGGTGGACACGAAAGTGGCCGGATCGTTTCAAGGGGGAGCGACGAGAATGTCGGGTCACAGATATAAGAGGATGGAATTCGAGCTGCGTATCATTAAAGCGGATGCCTATCAGGCCTGGGAGAAGGCTCTGCCCACCTCATGCGAGGAGTAA
- a CDS encoding ABC transporter permease — protein MASLELLGFGSTGWGALLILATLMTLAVTATALAIGAVLGAIVAGAKLSGNPFLVALGNVYTTVFRGVPELLIIYLIYFGGSSAITSIGKAMGYEGFLGLPSFAAGALAVGIISGSYQAEVFRGAFLAISKGELEAASAIGMHRALRFRRIIMPQVLRLAIPGLGNVWQLSLKDSALISVTGLAELMRTSQVAAGSTRQYFLFFIAGGCLYLILTSLSDRIFNGAERRANRSMPASAMGQA, from the coding sequence ATGGCAAGCTTGGAACTGCTTGGCTTCGGCTCGACGGGATGGGGCGCGCTGCTCATTCTCGCCACCTTGATGACGCTCGCCGTCACCGCGACGGCGCTGGCGATCGGCGCGGTGCTCGGCGCGATCGTCGCGGGGGCGAAGCTCTCCGGCAATCCCTTTCTCGTCGCGCTCGGCAACGTCTATACGACCGTGTTTCGCGGCGTGCCGGAACTGCTGATCATCTATCTCATCTATTTCGGCGGCTCCTCGGCCATCACCTCGATCGGCAAGGCGATGGGTTACGAGGGCTTCCTCGGCCTGCCCTCCTTTGCCGCCGGCGCGCTTGCCGTCGGCATCATCTCCGGCTCCTATCAGGCGGAGGTGTTCCGCGGCGCCTTCCTCGCCATCTCCAAGGGTGAGCTTGAAGCGGCCTCGGCGATCGGCATGCATCGCGCCTTGCGCTTTCGCCGCATCATCATGCCGCAGGTGCTGCGGCTGGCCATTCCCGGCCTCGGCAATGTCTGGCAGCTCAGCCTCAAGGATTCGGCGCTGATCTCGGTCACCGGCCTTGCCGAACTGATGCGCACCAGCCAGGTGGCGGCGGGTTCGACCCGGCAATATTTCCTGTTCTTCATCGCCGGCGGCTGCCTCTATCTGATCCTGACCAGCCTTTCCGACCGCATCTTCAACGGTGCCGAACGCCGCGCCAACCGCAGCATGCCGGCATCCGCCATGGGCCAGGCGTAA
- a CDS encoding GcvT family protein → MAAFPEKAKVVIIGLGGIVGASIAHHLVERGWDDIVGIDKSGIPTDIGSTAHASDFCYTTSHDYLSVWTTQYSIDFYEKMGHYARIGGLEVARTGDDAWMEEIKRKLSSARAFGTRAHYVSPSEIKAKFPLIEEDQVMGGLYDPDAGLVIPRSQTVAGKLVDAAEKAGKLQVFGNTPAKSLIVEGGRIKGVVTHRGTIMADHVIVCAGLWGRLIAEMVGEDLPVMPVDHPLTFFGPYNEFEGTGKEIGFPLLRDQGNSAYMRDTGDPATTEGGQIEWGYYEANNPRMCHPRDLLEKHEARLSPSQRDLEMEQIIEPLERAMELTPILGELGYNEGHSFNGLLQVSAGGGASCGESQKVRGLWYCVAIWVKDGPGYGKLIADWMTDGRTEIDHNSIDYARFYPHQLTEEFIEGRCFEAAQKIYFPAVHTREPYASGRNAKRSPFYEREKELGGYFMELGGWERAHGYAANEHLLEKYADRVPVRENEWDSRHFWRVSNAEHLAMSEDCGIVNLSHFHMVDIEGPDHVELMEWLCAAKIGGDANIGKGVYTHFLDDEGMVRADFTVFRMADRCRLVNGADAGPRDLHYMKRVAQDRGLDVTITDVSEKFVTIGIWGPNARDTLKKAVADPAGLDQENFAFAAIKPIEIAGKPVTAFRISYVGEQGWELHMKYEDGLAVWDALRATGVMAFGVETYANSRRMEKSLRLQNADLLTQYNLIEADLARPKVKEADFRGKAKHLEYKARDHQPAMLCTLVMTENTDKSGVKRYPLGNLPVVDPATGEVLVDELGRRSYTTSIAYGPTVGKNIALAYLPWSHCQVGRKLNIEYFAETYPVEVVGVGYKPIYDPENLKPRT, encoded by the coding sequence GTGGCAGCATTTCCGGAAAAGGCAAAGGTCGTCATCATCGGCCTCGGCGGTATCGTCGGCGCCTCCATCGCGCATCATCTCGTCGAGCGCGGATGGGACGATATTGTCGGCATCGACAAGTCCGGCATCCCGACCGATATCGGCTCGACAGCCCATGCCTCGGACTTCTGTTACACCACGAGCCACGACTATCTCTCGGTCTGGACCACGCAATATTCGATCGATTTCTACGAGAAGATGGGCCATTACGCCCGCATCGGCGGTCTCGAAGTGGCGCGCACCGGTGACGACGCCTGGATGGAAGAGATCAAGCGCAAGCTCTCCTCAGCACGCGCTTTCGGCACGCGCGCCCATTATGTCAGCCCTTCCGAGATCAAGGCGAAGTTCCCGCTGATCGAGGAAGATCAGGTGATGGGCGGCCTTTACGATCCGGACGCCGGCCTCGTCATTCCGCGCTCGCAGACAGTCGCCGGCAAGCTGGTGGATGCCGCTGAAAAGGCCGGCAAGCTGCAGGTGTTCGGCAACACGCCGGCAAAGTCGCTGATCGTCGAAGGTGGCCGCATCAAGGGCGTCGTCACTCATCGCGGCACGATCATGGCCGACCACGTCATCGTCTGCGCCGGCCTCTGGGGCCGCCTGATCGCCGAGATGGTCGGCGAAGACCTGCCGGTCATGCCCGTTGATCACCCGCTCACATTCTTCGGTCCCTATAACGAGTTCGAAGGCACCGGCAAGGAGATCGGCTTCCCGCTGCTGCGCGACCAGGGCAACTCCGCCTATATGCGGGATACCGGAGACCCGGCGACGACCGAGGGCGGCCAGATCGAGTGGGGCTATTACGAAGCCAACAATCCGCGCATGTGCCATCCGCGCGATCTTCTCGAAAAACACGAAGCCCGCCTTTCGCCCTCGCAGCGTGACCTCGAGATGGAACAGATCATCGAGCCGCTCGAGCGCGCCATGGAGCTGACGCCGATCCTCGGCGAACTCGGCTATAACGAAGGTCACTCCTTCAACGGCCTGCTGCAAGTCTCCGCCGGCGGCGGCGCATCCTGCGGCGAAAGCCAGAAGGTTCGCGGGCTCTGGTATTGCGTCGCCATCTGGGTCAAGGACGGCCCGGGCTACGGCAAGCTGATCGCCGACTGGATGACCGACGGCCGCACTGAAATCGATCACAACAGCATCGATTACGCCCGCTTCTATCCGCATCAGTTGACCGAAGAATTCATCGAGGGTCGCTGCTTCGAAGCCGCCCAGAAGATCTATTTCCCGGCTGTTCACACTCGCGAACCCTATGCGTCCGGCCGCAACGCTAAGCGCTCGCCCTTCTACGAGCGCGAAAAGGAACTGGGCGGCTATTTCATGGAACTCGGCGGCTGGGAGCGTGCGCATGGCTACGCCGCCAACGAGCACCTTCTGGAAAAATATGCCGACCGCGTGCCCGTTCGCGAGAACGAATGGGACAGCCGCCATTTCTGGCGCGTATCGAATGCCGAGCATCTGGCGATGAGCGAGGATTGCGGCATCGTCAATCTCAGCCACTTCCACATGGTCGATATCGAGGGACCTGACCATGTCGAGCTCATGGAATGGTTGTGCGCCGCCAAGATCGGCGGCGATGCCAACATCGGCAAGGGCGTTTACACCCACTTCCTCGACGACGAAGGCATGGTCCGCGCCGACTTCACGGTCTTCCGCATGGCCGACCGCTGCCGTCTCGTCAACGGCGCCGATGCCGGCCCGCGCGACCTGCACTATATGAAGCGCGTCGCCCAGGACCGCGGCCTTGACGTCACCATCACCGACGTCTCGGAAAAATTCGTGACGATCGGCATCTGGGGCCCGAACGCACGCGATACGCTGAAAAAGGCTGTCGCCGATCCGGCCGGGCTTGACCAGGAAAACTTCGCCTTTGCGGCGATCAAGCCGATCGAAATCGCCGGCAAGCCCGTCACCGCTTTCCGCATCTCCTATGTCGGCGAGCAGGGCTGGGAACTGCACATGAAGTACGAAGACGGCCTCGCCGTCTGGGATGCGCTGCGCGCGACCGGCGTGATGGCCTTCGGCGTCGAAACCTATGCAAACTCGCGCCGCATGGAAAAGAGCCTGCGCCTGCAGAACGCCGACCTGCTCACCCAGTACAACCTGATCGAAGCCGATCTCGCCCGTCCGAAGGTCAAGGAAGCCGATTTCCGCGGCAAGGCAAAACATCTGGAATACAAGGCGCGTGACCACCAGCCGGCCATGCTCTGCACGCTTGTGATGACCGAGAATACCGACAAATCGGGGGTGAAGCGTTATCCGCTCGGCAACCTGCCGGTCGTCGACCCTGCAACGGGAGAAGTTCTGGTCGACGAGCTCGGCCGCCGGTCCTACACGACCTCGATCGCCTACGGCCCGACGGTCGGAAAGAACATTGCTCTGGCCTATCTGCCCTGGTCGCATTGCCAGGTCGGGCGCAAGCTGAATATCGAGTACTTTGCCGAGACCTATCCGGTGGAGGTTGTCGGCGTCGGCTACAAGCCGATCTACGACCCGGAAAACCTGAAACCCCGCACCTGA
- a CDS encoding transporter substrate-binding domain-containing protein, whose product MKFSTILFCGVAALSAFAAPAFAKDWTKATITLEGAYAPWNLTNADGTLGGFEPELAKVLCERAKIECTLVASDWDGMIPALNAGKFDVIMDALSITEERRQVIDFTIPYAATPAAFATAKDSPLAKAAGTGATIKMTPGQTGVKEIDALKAAFKGKTIGIQAATVYAKFVYDNFGDIAEIREYKTGADRDLDLQNGRIDLGFDDAVYFANAFKSANGALDFTGPEIVGSIWGEGEGLGVRKADTDLRDKFSEAIKSALADGTVKNLSMKWFQVDVSPQQ is encoded by the coding sequence ATGAAATTCAGCACAATCCTGTTTTGCGGCGTCGCCGCTCTTTCCGCCTTCGCAGCACCCGCTTTCGCCAAGGACTGGACGAAGGCGACCATCACACTTGAGGGCGCCTATGCGCCCTGGAACCTCACCAATGCCGACGGCACGCTCGGCGGCTTCGAGCCGGAGCTTGCAAAAGTGCTCTGCGAACGTGCCAAGATCGAATGCACGCTCGTTGCTTCTGATTGGGACGGCATGATCCCGGCGCTGAACGCCGGCAAGTTCGACGTCATCATGGACGCGCTGTCGATCACCGAAGAGCGCAGGCAGGTGATCGATTTCACAATTCCCTATGCCGCCACGCCCGCTGCCTTCGCCACCGCCAAGGACAGCCCGCTGGCGAAGGCCGCCGGCACCGGTGCCACGATCAAGATGACGCCCGGCCAGACCGGCGTGAAGGAGATCGATGCGCTGAAGGCGGCCTTCAAGGGCAAGACAATCGGCATCCAGGCAGCCACCGTCTACGCCAAGTTCGTTTATGACAATTTCGGCGATATTGCCGAGATCCGCGAGTACAAGACCGGCGCCGACCGCGACCTCGACCTGCAGAACGGCCGCATCGATCTCGGCTTCGACGACGCCGTCTATTTCGCCAATGCTTTCAAGAGCGCCAACGGCGCGCTGGACTTCACCGGCCCGGAGATCGTCGGCTCGATCTGGGGCGAGGGTGAAGGCCTCGGCGTCCGCAAGGCCGATACCGATCTGCGCGATAAGTTCAGCGAGGCAATCAAATCCGCACTCGCCGACGGCACCGTCAAGAACCTCTCGATGAAGTGGTTTCAGGTCGACGTCAGCCCGCAGCAGTAA
- a CDS encoding ABC transporter permease — protein sequence MDFTFLASTMVTLLKAVPTTLILFSLSIFFGGLLALVIVSMRVSGNRVLSGFAKGYIFVFRGSPLLIQMFLVFYGLGQFSVIRYSFLWPFLREPMVCAVLSLALCTAGYTAEIFRGGIRAVSPKEIEAARSIGMSGFLLVRRILAPIAFRHALPAYSTEIVLMMKSTALASLVTVWEVTGVAQRLISQTYRTMEVFLCAAIIYLLLNFIILQGMALLEYSLSRHRRAAPQPLKA from the coding sequence ATGGATTTCACCTTTCTTGCGTCAACCATGGTCACTCTTCTCAAGGCCGTGCCGACGACGCTGATCCTGTTTTCGCTGTCGATCTTCTTCGGCGGTCTGCTGGCGCTCGTCATCGTCTCGATGCGGGTCAGCGGCAACCGCGTGCTGTCCGGCTTTGCGAAGGGCTACATCTTCGTCTTCCGCGGCTCGCCGCTCTTGATCCAGATGTTCCTGGTGTTTTACGGCCTCGGCCAGTTCAGCGTCATCCGCTATTCCTTCCTCTGGCCGTTCCTGCGCGAGCCGATGGTCTGCGCTGTGCTGTCGCTGGCGCTCTGCACCGCCGGCTACACGGCGGAGATCTTTCGCGGCGGCATTCGGGCCGTTTCGCCGAAGGAGATCGAAGCGGCGCGCTCGATCGGCATGTCCGGCTTCCTGCTGGTGCGCCGCATCCTGGCGCCGATCGCCTTTCGCCATGCGCTGCCGGCCTATTCCACCGAGATCGTGCTGATGATGAAGTCGACGGCGCTCGCAAGCCTCGTCACTGTCTGGGAGGTCACCGGTGTCGCCCAGCGGCTGATCTCGCAGACCTACCGCACGATGGAAGTCTTCCTTTGCGCGGCGATCATCTATCTCCTTTTGAACTTCATCATCCTGCAGGGCATGGCCCTGCTCGAATATTCGCTGTCCCGACACCGCCGCGCGGCCCCGCAGCCGCTGAAGGCCTAG
- the hutC gene encoding histidine utilization repressor, whose translation MKRSGEMKRELAENDSTPLYAGVKQVILDRIHSGEWPPKYRVPSENELVVELGVSKMTANRALRELANEGELVRIQGVGSFVAERKGYSALFEVRNIAEEIAERGHVHEASVIVLAQETASPEIADALELAIGAAVFHSLIVHSENGVPVQIEDRFVHPEAAPEYLDQDFSTLTPNAYLTAAAPLSGSEHVVEAAMPQAWECKLLTILKTEPCLTIRRRTWSAKQVVSTARLVYPGYRYRLEARSGKMFEE comes from the coding sequence ATGAAGCGTTCCGGCGAGATGAAGCGCGAACTGGCTGAAAATGATAGCACGCCGCTTTATGCCGGCGTCAAGCAGGTGATCCTCGACCGTATCCACAGCGGCGAATGGCCGCCGAAATACCGCGTGCCGTCGGAAAACGAGCTGGTCGTCGAGCTCGGCGTCAGCAAGATGACCGCCAACCGAGCGCTGCGCGAACTGGCCAACGAAGGCGAGCTCGTCCGCATCCAGGGCGTCGGCTCCTTCGTCGCCGAGCGCAAGGGCTATTCGGCGCTGTTCGAAGTGCGCAACATCGCCGAGGAAATCGCCGAACGCGGTCATGTCCATGAGGCTTCCGTCATCGTGCTCGCCCAGGAAACCGCCTCTCCGGAGATCGCCGACGCGCTCGAACTTGCGATCGGTGCGGCGGTCTTCCACTCGCTGATCGTCCACAGCGAAAACGGCGTCCCGGTGCAAATCGAGGACCGTTTCGTCCATCCGGAGGCCGCTCCCGAATATCTCGACCAGGATTTTTCGACCTTGACGCCGAACGCCTACCTGACGGCGGCGGCACCACTCAGCGGCTCCGAACACGTGGTCGAGGCCGCAATGCCGCAGGCCTGGGAATGCAAACTCCTGACCATCCTCAAGACTGAACCCTGCCTGACGATCCGCCGGCGCACATGGTCGGCAAAACAGGTGGTCTCGACTGCCCGCCTCGTCTATCCCGGCTATCGCTACCGGCTTGAAGCGCGCAGCGGCAAGATGTTCGAGGAATGA
- the hutC gene encoding histidine utilization repressor, translating into MNQSRDPTLHQRILGEIEGRIVSGEWPPGHRIPFEVDLATQYDVSRMTVNKVLTQLAKAGLIERRKKSGSFVTQPQAQSAVLEIHDIKAEVQSLNLPYSYAVSKTASRKAKAEDSRRLELPVASSVIEVVCIHNAGTRPFCLEERLISLATVPEAADADFHTVAPGPWLLNQVPWSTAEHRIHAVSANAEVAAALDIARNTACLVVERRTWSGAGPVTHVRFTYPGDRHALVARFTPASQ; encoded by the coding sequence ATGAACCAAAGCAGGGATCCCACCTTGCACCAGCGCATCCTCGGCGAGATCGAGGGCCGTATCGTCTCGGGCGAATGGCCGCCGGGGCATCGCATCCCCTTCGAAGTCGATCTCGCCACCCAATATGACGTCTCGCGCATGACGGTGAACAAGGTACTGACCCAGCTCGCCAAGGCCGGTCTCATTGAGCGCCGCAAGAAATCCGGCAGCTTCGTCACCCAGCCGCAGGCGCAATCGGCCGTTCTCGAAATCCACGATATCAAGGCCGAGGTGCAGTCGCTGAACCTGCCTTATTCCTACGCGGTTTCGAAGACGGCGAGCCGTAAGGCCAAGGCCGAAGACAGCCGCCGGCTGGAGCTGCCTGTGGCGTCCTCGGTCATCGAGGTCGTCTGCATCCACAATGCCGGCACGCGGCCCTTCTGCCTGGAGGAGCGGCTGATCAGCCTTGCGACAGTGCCTGAGGCCGCCGATGCCGATTTTCACACGGTGGCGCCGGGTCCCTGGCTACTCAACCAGGTGCCGTGGAGTACGGCCGAACACCGGATCCACGCCGTCTCCGCCAACGCGGAGGTGGCAGCCGCCCTCGATATCGCCCGCAACACCGCTTGTCTCGTCGTCGAACGCCGCACCTGGAGCGGCGCCGGCCCGGTGACGCATGTGCGCTTCACCTATCCCGGCGATCGCCACGCCCTGGTGGCGCGTTTCACGCCGGCCTCACAGTAA
- a CDS encoding ABC transporter ATP-binding protein: protein MPGVTRLSVRNIRKSFGTHEVLRGISLDAEDGDVISLLGASGSGKSTFLRCINMLETASDGEIWVDGEHIEMVHKNGRSKPASQKQVDHIRSELGMVFQSFNLWSHMTILQNVIEGPIHVLKRPRADCIAEAEALLEKVGIADKRHAYPAHLSGGQQQRAAIARALAMKPKVMLFDEPTSALDPELVGEVLRVMRALAEEGMTMLVVTHEMSFARNVSNRVVFMREGLVESSGKPDDMFTGGATPAFRQFIGHFGSGQ from the coding sequence ATGCCAGGCGTTACCCGACTTTCGGTCCGCAATATCCGCAAGAGCTTCGGCACGCACGAGGTCCTGCGCGGCATTTCCCTCGATGCGGAAGACGGCGATGTAATTTCGCTGCTCGGCGCCTCCGGTTCAGGCAAATCCACCTTTCTGCGCTGCATCAACATGCTCGAAACCGCAAGCGACGGCGAGATCTGGGTCGATGGCGAGCACATCGAGATGGTGCACAAGAACGGGCGCAGCAAACCGGCGAGCCAGAAGCAGGTGGACCATATCCGCTCCGAACTCGGCATGGTGTTCCAGTCCTTCAATCTCTGGTCCCATATGACGATCCTGCAGAACGTCATCGAGGGCCCGATCCATGTGCTGAAGCGGCCGCGCGCCGACTGCATCGCCGAGGCCGAAGCGCTGCTCGAAAAGGTCGGGATCGCCGATAAACGCCATGCCTATCCCGCCCATCTCTCTGGTGGCCAGCAGCAGCGCGCCGCAATCGCCCGCGCTTTGGCGATGAAGCCGAAGGTCATGCTGTTCGACGAGCCGACCTCGGCACTCGATCCGGAACTCGTCGGCGAGGTGCTGCGCGTCATGCGCGCGCTTGCCGAAGAAGGCATGACCATGCTCGTCGTTACCCATGAGATGAGCTTTGCCCGCAACGTCTCCAATCGCGTCGTCTTCATGCGCGAAGGGCTGGTCGAAAGCAGTGGCAAGCCCGACGACATGTTCACCGGCGGCGCCACGCCCGCCTTCCGCCAGTTCATCGGCCATTTCGGAAGCGGTCAATGA